CAATGGCGCCGGAGCAGCTGGAGCAGATCAAGCTCGAAGACGGCATCCGGCTGCACGAAAGCGTGAAGGTTGACCTGGAAACGTACGCCCGCCAGACGGGCAGGGAGATCGTCAAGCCATTCCTGCTGGTGATTGCCCGCGACACGACGCACGCGGGCGACCTCCTGCGTCTGATCGAGTCCGACGCGTTTCTCGAGGGCCGCTATCGTGGACGGGTGATCCAGGTGGACAGTAGCCAGACCGGCGCCGCCGAAGAGCAGATGGTGGAGCGCCTGCTGCGGGTGGAGCACGCCGACGAGCCCACGGAAATCGTCATCCACGTGAACATGCTCAAGGAAGGCTGGGACGTCACCAACCTGTACACCATCGTTCCGCTGCGCGCGGCCAACGCCCGCATCCTGATCGAGCAGTCCATCGGGCGCGGGCTGCGCCTGCCGTACGGCGCCCGCACGGGGCAGGAGTCGCTGGACCGGCTGAGCATCGTGGCGCACGACCGCTTCCAGGAGATCGTGGACGAGGCGAGCCGGCCGGATTCCATCATCCAGCTCAAGACGTATTACCTGGGTGAGGATGGCGGGCTGGAGCGTACGCGGACCGTGGTTTCGCAGTCCACGCTGGCGTCGCAGCTGGGGATTGCGCCCGCGCAGGCCACGCCCTCCACCGAGGTGGCCGAGGCCGCCGAAGCGCCGGTGTTCACCACGCCGCAGGAGAGGCAGGTGGCGCAGATTGCCTGGCGAGCCATCCGCGGCCTGGGAAATCAGCCCGCACTGCTTCCCAGTACCGACCACCTGCGCGATCCCGAGGTGCGGGCACGCATCCAGGCGGCCGTGACCGAGGCATACCAGCCCGCGCAGCTGGAGATGGACGGCGTGGCCGCGCCCGTGGACGTGGCGGCCATCGTGGCGCGCACGGCCGAGCTGGTGGCGGACCGCACCATCAGCATTCCGCGCATCTTGGTGCTGCCCACGGCCGAGCGCCGCACGGGGTTCCGCCCGTTCACGCTCGACCTGCGCCGGCTGACCCTGCAGGTGCCCGACGAGACGCTGCACATCCAGGAGATGCGCACCGGCCAGGTCCACACGCTGGGGACCGGCACCGATGCACCCGGGGAGGAACGCCTGGAGAACTACATCGTGCGGGAGCTGATCGACCGCGACGACGTTTCGTACGACGACAACGCCGACCTGCTGTACGACCTGGCGGGGCAGGTGGTCGCCCACCTGGGCGAAAGCCACGCGCGTGAGGACGTGGAGCGCATTCTTCGCGGCCACGCACGCCGGATCGCCGCGGCGGTGCACGCGCAGATGCAGGACCACTACTGGGAAGCAGACGTGGAGTACGAAACCCGCGTCACGGCCGGCATGACGGAGCTCAAGGAAAGCGCCTTCAAAGCCCAGGATGCCACGCAGGACTTTCGCACGGCGCCGCGCGACCGGGCCAACATCGCCAAGT
Above is a window of Longimicrobium sp. DNA encoding:
- a CDS encoding DEAD/DEAH box helicase, with protein sequence MSRHVANVASRLSLRAPQREALQILDDVTSRIELNKDMDLQSALQAVQAAYPSLTDFEREFPSLCFALATGVGKTRLMGAFISYLHLAHGKDNFFVLAPNLTVYNKLIADFTPNTPKYVFRGISEFATSQPELITGDTYENRAATLFNETIRCRVNIFNIAKITSEVRGGRSPRIKRLSEYIGESYFEYLAALPDLVLLMDESHRYRASAGVRAINELRPVLGLELTATPYVETGKGPVPFRNVVQNYPLGRAMADGFVKEPAVVTRRNFDARAMAPEQLEQIKLEDGIRLHESVKVDLETYARQTGREIVKPFLLVIARDTTHAGDLLRLIESDAFLEGRYRGRVIQVDSSQTGAAEEQMVERLLRVEHADEPTEIVIHVNMLKEGWDVTNLYTIVPLRAANARILIEQSIGRGLRLPYGARTGQESLDRLSIVAHDRFQEIVDEASRPDSIIQLKTYYLGEDGGLERTRTVVSQSTLASQLGIAPAQATPSTEVAEAAEAPVFTTPQERQVAQIAWRAIRGLGNQPALLPSTDHLRDPEVRARIQAAVTEAYQPAQLEMDGVAAPVDVAAIVARTAELVADRTISIPRILVLPTAERRTGFRPFTLDLRRLTLQVPDETLHIQEMRTGQVHTLGTGTDAPGEERLENYIVRELIDRDDVSYDDNADLLYDLAGQVVAHLGESHAREDVERILRGHARRIAAAVHAQMQDHYWEADVEYETRVTAGMTELKESAFKAQDATQDFRTAPRDRANIAKYLFGGFSRCLYPVQKFDSDAERQMAVILDRESSKWFRPARGQFQLFYKRGHEQAEYQPDFVAETDDSILMVETKAENELNDAEVLAKRDVAVLWCGRASEYTATYAGKPWRYLLVPHGAVTQNIQLSWLDQQYAQVTAPTGHRGNDVAAPEDGGGARPLIS